CACCCGGGACGAGGCGCTGCGGCGGGAGACGGTCACCAAACGCCACGGCGCGCTGTACCGGGCGGCCCGGGACACCGACTGGGGCGACGCCTGGCCGCCGCCCGAGGAGGACTGACCGGACGGGTCCCGGCCCCGGTCACGAGGACCGACCGGACCGGTCCCGGTCCCGGTCACCGGTCCCGCAGCTCCTGGGTGCAGCACTTCACGCTGCCGCCGCCCTTCAGCAGCTCGCTCAGGTCCATCGGCACCGGCTCGAAGCCCCGGTCCCGCAGCGGATCGAACAGCCCCGTCGCGGCCTGTGGCAGCAGCACGTGCGCTCCGTCGCTGACCGCGTTCAGGCCGAGCGCGGCGGCGTCCGGCTCCCCGGCGATCAGGGCGTCCGGGAAGAGCCGGGCCAGCACGGAACGGCTGCCGGGGGAGAACGCGCCGGGGTAGTACATGATCTCGTCGGCCGCGTCGTCGAGCACGCAGAGCGCCGTGTCCAGGTGGTAGTAGCGCGGATCGACCAGGTCCAGGCCGATCACCGGCCGGCCGAAGAACTCCTGCGCCTCGTCGTGCGCGAGCGGACTGGACCGGAAACCCGTGCCCGCCAGCACGAAGGACGCCGTGACGGCGAAATCGCCCTCACCCTCGTTCACGTGCTCCGGCTCGTGGAACTCCGCGTAACCGTGGAGGCGGAACCACTCCCGGTGCGCCTCGGCCTCACCGTGCCGCTCCTGGTGCGCG
The DNA window shown above is from Streptomyces sp. NBC_00247 and carries:
- the ddaH gene encoding dimethylargininase: MHRDATPRRYLMCPPAHFRVTYSINPWMDPSKPVDLPLAQTQWEDLRERYRSLGHTVEELTPLPGLPDMVFAANGATVIDGRVLGARFAHQERHGEAEAHREWFRLHGYAEFHEPEHVNEGEGDFAVTASFVLAGTGFRSSPLAHDEAQEFFGRPVIGLDLVDPRYYHLDTALCVLDDAADEIMYYPGAFSPGSRSVLARLFPDALIAGEPDAAALGLNAVSDGAHVLLPQAATGLFDPLRDRGFEPVPMDLSELLKGGGSVKCCTQELRDR